GGGACGGAGGCTGGAGCGGCCGGAGGAGGAGAGACTGAGCCGCTGGTGCATCCCTCGGTGTCGCCGTCACCGGACTAGAGATGCAGCCGCCGCCGTGGCGGGGTGGTTGGAGCGGTGACGGCGGCTCGAGGCTGTTGTCCCCTCTGCAGGTGGCCCAGAGGTCCCTGCTGAGGTGACAGTGGGTGTGGAATGTGCCCGGGGCGCGTGCAGCCCTCAGCGTGCACGGGCTGCACTGCGTGACACGCGTGTCACATGTGTCACACGTGTCACGGGCTGTGTTACCTGCGCAGGGGGTGGCGCAGCGCAGGTGTCTCTGGCATGGGGGACACACACACCTGCCAGGGATTCTGTGTCAGGGTGTGGCACAGGGGTGTGGCACAGGGGTGTGGCATGTGCAGGGGGTGTGGTGAGCAGTGCCGGTGCTGCGCAGTACTGGACAGGGTGTGCTGCACACCTGGGGTCTGTTTTGGGATGTGCTGCACACCTGgggtgtgttttggggtgtgctgcacacctggggtgtgttttggggtgtgcTGCACActccaggtgtgttttgggATGTGCTGCACACCTGGGGTGTGTTTTGGGATGTGCTGCACACCTGgggtgtgttttggggtgtgttACAGGTTCGGGCTGCTTCaggtgccctgtgctgccccagggtGGGAGCTGAGTCTTTCTCTCTGtagctttggggttttgtgagcgccctgagctgctgggggagaCCCAAGCACCCCAGATCCCGGTGTCTGGGGACACAGAATCGCTGGCAGTGGTTTGTGCGTGGCTCTGACTCCCTCTGGCTTGTGCCCCTTTTGCCATAGTCTcattcctgcagccctggggctttTCTTCTTAAAACTCGGGATAATCTGAAGTAACTGGATTAAcctcctgtgcccctgccacaggcagctggGCCAGAGCCCGGCCACCGCCAGGGAGGTGACAGAacctccccagggccaccagcagagctgtggcactCGGCAGCGTGGGCAGGAGCATCCCTAGTTTGGCGTCtgccaaaatccccccaggagcATCCCCcgtgctctgctcagggctgggatcctGCAGGAGAGGGGACTCGGGCCTGGCGTTGGCTCCGCTCGCATTtacagcagtgtcactgctgttTACTCTGCGGGGAAATAAATGAGCCCGCAGACTTTCACATTCCCTGGGCAGGCTCGAGTCGTTGCCTGGGATTGATGGGTTTTCTCCCCTTGGCTCCCTTCCCAGAAAAAGCAAATCATAAACAGAAGGAGAATATTGGTGTCATGTCCTGGGCATTAACCACCGGGAGGGAAAACGCTCCATGTGCCACCCCCCCTCCAGTCCTGGCTCCTCTCTCCGGACAAACAGGGGGGAAAAGTCCCTTGTGCCTTCAtcccgaggaggaggagggctgctggtggtgatcccagctcagggatggtgctgcaggatttggggaagcaGGATGGCATCCCTTAGGATGAGGTGGGGAGGAGCATCTTCAGGGTTGGACCAGCCACATTCCCGACCTCCACACAGGCCCAAGGCTGgtgggcatttttttttccttcgtTTTTATCCAAACGCAGCTCttggctgagcagagccagggtgTAGTGGAGAAATATAAACACAATccttcagcagggctggcagcccgGGAAGGCAGCCTGGAGTCTGTAACACGgagttttccctggattttgggaaaggcaggaggcagccacGGGTGTGGGTTGTGAAACCTTCAGCCAGGAAATGGGAACTGAGAGTGGATAAACTCCATGCTCCAGGTGCAGCTCCCAAACCAAGGTGCGAGTTTGCAGccctggttttggctggaaatGGGAAATCCCAAACCAAGGTGTGAGTTTGCAGgcctggttttggctggaaatgggaaaagtggCCCAAAATAATCATCTGGAGGATGGGAATGGCAGATGGGCAGCGGGAGCTGCGCTGGGCTTGCAGTGGATGAGCGGCTCACTCGagtttgaggggaaaaaaaagcacccaaatctaataataataatgataataataataataactgtCCTCTCAAGGGCTTGGGTGCTCTCCAGGCCTCGCTGCTATGAAACTAAAATTAGTTTTGTTGCAGTAAGAAAAAAGgaatggaagcagagcagggaaggtggTGTGGAAGCAGTGCAGGACCTGATGCTGCAGAGGAGGatttggagcaggagctgcctctgctcagtGTTTGCACCCTGCTTTGGGACAGTTTTTGGCAGAATCCAGGGATTTAGGGTGCACCAGGCCCAAGGGAGCCTCCTCTTGCcagggtggtggtgggagcagcaggaagaccAGGGGacaagggagcagcagctcatgCTGGGACATCTCCCATCTGccaaaatcccccattcccagcccaaacccagctTGGAGCCCCCAAAACCAGGAGGAAAACCTGACTCAATGCAATGGTGTGTTAAAACAAGGAGGAATAGCTTAAATCCatcattttttgtattttttttgtttttaatttccccctgctggcagtgcagctccagcccgTGTGTGGAGGGGATGTCCCCCATCTGCCTCccgctgctcctgctgggtttttttgggaacaGCTGGGATTTGCAGCCACCAAACTCCCCGATGGGGCGAGCTGGGGCATTGTGGTGTGGCTGGCCAAAAGGATGGATTCTGCTTCCATGTCTTTGTCAGGGCTCCTCCTCCCCGTGGAGCTCCTCCAGCTGTCCCGgtgccatcctgctgccagccgGGCCTGGAAATGTGGTTTCAATGAAAGGCTGAGGTTTCCCTAATGCTTTCCATTTCTCCAGCCCCCTCTGCTGTAataggagctggagctgcccggAAGAATGTCtacaatgcaaaaaaaaaaaaaaaaaaaaaaaaaaagaaaaaaaagaaaaaaaattccctcctCAAAGCCCCAGCAGAATCTCATCTggctccttcctcagcatccCATGTGCTggttaatattaatattaatgatgataataataaccAGCGTGCAACAGCTgttgaggggattttggggttgggtttttgtcTGTCTGGGGCTACAGCTCCTCCCGGGAGAGGGTTTGAAGAGCAGGAGGTTTGGGAACACGGGGAGGTGTTTAAATTGATCCTGGTGGTTGTGACAGGGCAAAAATCCcagggttgggattttttatctcccagccctgggatctCCAGGGGGTTTTCCATCAGGTCTTGGGATCAGACCCACACATCCCACAAATCCCTCGGGATTCCTTTGGCTcccaggggtttgggatccacgggggggaaattgggggaaatttcaTCGTCGTTTCCAGCCGATGGAAGCGCTGGCAGAGGGAATGTTCTGGGtttgagcagctccaggatccTGCTGGGGAGAAAGGATTTTCCCAGTTTATGGAGAGAAATGATGTTTTGGTGGGAAGCAGGATTGTAAATTGGGAACGGGGCTGCCACGTGTTTTCCTTCTGGGCTGAAGAAAGTGTGGCCTCAAAGGGGAGGCCTGAGAgaaggggggggaaaggggaaaggaaataaaaggaaaagaaggaaaaaggggggagaaaaaaggaaaaaaagggaaatgggaaaaagggagagaggaaaaagggggggaggagaaaaaagaaaaagagggggaaaagaggggaaaaaaggaaaagggggaaaggaaaaaaagggaaaaaagggaaaaggggaaaaaagcaaaaaagggaaaaggggaaaaaagcaaaaaagggaaaaggggaaaaaagggaaaaaaagggaaaaaagggaaaaggaaagaaaggaaaaaaggggaaaaaaggaaaaaaaggaaaaaagggaagaaagggaaaagaacaattaaaatgaaaaggtgGAAATTGGGGAAAGAAGAGAaggtaaaaagggaaaaaggtaaaaagagaaaaaaggcagaaaggaaaaataaaataggaaaaagggggaagggtaaaaaggaaataagaagGGGAAAGAGGctgaagagaaagggaaaaaataaaaaggggaaaaatgaaaaaggggaaaaaggaaattaaagggggggaaagagaaaaaagggaaaaataaaaaagggaaaaaatgaaaaaaaaggggaaagaaaaaaaggaggaaaaggaaaaaaaaaagggggaagggggaaagggattcctgctccagcaccatTGGGATTTTGCTGTTCCCCTCCGGAACGGCCGGGCCCGTGCCCGGCTGCAGAAGTGGATGCAATGCATCTGTATTTTGGATTTTGGATACTGCTATTTATTGGAAGTAACTTATGTTATTTATTTAGATCCCAAAGCGCCGCCTCCCAAACGCCTCCCACGCTCGCTCCCTTTTTTATGTTATTTATTGACCCCGACGGTGCCAAGTGCAGTTTACATTTATTACATTTGTACCATTTATCCTGAAccttggggaggggggggaataaaataaggtaaaataaaatgaaataaaaagctgtttgatattattttttttaaacaaacctGAGCTCAGGTGTGGTCTGTTCCATCCTCGTGGCAAAGTGGGAATAAAGTGAAAGATTTTTGTGGATTTCTCCTCTGTCACAATGGCTGAGTGATGGTCAGGATGGccaaggaaaaggggaatttggatttttggggggaaaaacccagaaataatCAGCTTTGGACTTCTGGGAAAGGAGCTTCCAACTGGGTTGGctcaaaaatgtgaaaattctGAGGAAATCATGTGaaatgggaaggggaaggggaaggggaagggaaagggaaaggggaagggaaaggggaagggaaagggaaagggaaagggaaaggaaaagggaaagggaaagggaaagggaaagggaaagggaaagggaaagggaaagggaaagggaaagggaaagtgaaagggaaagggaaagggaaagggaaagggaaagggaaagggaaagggaaagggaaagggaaagggaaagggaaagggaaagggaaagggaaagggaaaggaatcTCTGTCCTTTAACACCACAAGTCCTAGCCCAGTCTGTccagaaaaactgaatttatttttattttcactctaAAAATAGGCTCAAACCTGGCACCGGAAAACGGAGAACAatgggaggagggggaagggaaaaaaaaaaaggataaaaggtttataggattttttttaggaatggaaaaaaaggtCTGTTTATATTCCCCCCTCATGCCACCCAGAGGCCTGACAGCCACGGCCGAGTCAAACATTCCCGAGTCAAACTCcactttgtaaatattttaggaagAATCTTTGGAGAGCCATAAATCTCCCCCGTGCTCGTGCTCCAGAAACACCAAGGaaaacccaaatcccactgcCAGCCCATCCAGAACCAAATCAATAgacaaaaaaatggagaaattcaaGTTTAATGATCCAGTGGGAGAGGGCTGCTGGGAAAATTTGACTCCACcaaaagcacacacaaaaaaaaagagaataaaaagaaatttgggatgaaaatggcagtcatgggggaaaaatgggaagttGGGAAGTgttgggatcagggatgggtt
The DNA window shown above is from Haemorhous mexicanus isolate bHaeMex1 chromosome 29, bHaeMex1.pri, whole genome shotgun sequence and carries:
- the LOC132339581 gene encoding uncharacterized protein LOC132339581, yielding MLQVQLPNQGVSLQAWFWLEMGKVAQNNHLEDGNGRWAAGAALGLQWMSGSLEFEGKKKHPNLIIIMIIIIITVLSRAWVLSRPRCYETKISFVAVRKKEWKQSREGGVEAVQDLMLQRRIWSRSCLCSVFAPCFGTVFGRIQGFRVHQAQGSLLLPGWWWEQQEDQGTREQQLMLGHLPSAKIPHSQPKPSLEPPKPGGKPDSMQWCVKTRRNSLNPSFFVFFLFLISPCWQCSSSPCVEGMSPICLPLLLLGFFGNSWDLQPPNSPMGRAGALWCGWPKGWILLPCLCQGSSSPWSSSSCPGAILLPAGPGNVVSMKG